DNA sequence from the Dreissena polymorpha isolate Duluth1 chromosome 3, UMN_Dpol_1.0, whole genome shotgun sequence genome:
ATCCGTTTGACTCAATTTCTGTGCAAACTAATTCAATTCATGCATAAGGATCAGTGGAAGTTAAATGTTGGTGATCTATTTGAATTTTATCTTTGCCAGTCTGTAACAGTACGGTaacatgattgaaataattaacaaaatgtgGAAAAATGGTGAAATGACAGCATGAAGCAACAAGATGTGAGATGACGATGTTATGATGTGAGAGGTAACTAGAACGCTGCGGCCCAGTTGAGGTGCGGGGAAATGCAGTAGGAGCATTGCTGGCAGTACCAGGCCTGGATGGGGTCCTCAGGGCTGAAACACAGGCAGTGGCAAAACTGTGCAGAACAATGGGATGGGTGAACATGGGAAGTGAACATGGGTTTAACAGAGTATGAACAAGCAAATGCTAAGTGATAAAGCAAaacaattaaccctttaccacttagatacattttttgacgcatgtgtagtccctttgaaagttaaatttaattaaagacctttctaactaaattcaagtttttaaggcatAATTTCCAACActaagatactggtgagcagcaaacagtataaaacctgaacagactgcaaaatacttgcaggctgttctggttttattctgtttgcacatagccattttcactgtgcttctgagtgggaaagggttaaaaacaaaagttgcaTAAACAAAGGTCAAAAGGAAAGTGTCCTTTATGTCTATTAAACATTTACAAGTCttagtatttaattatttatgcagtgtttttttttcaccttttAAAGAATGGGGCCCTAacaattttgattaaaaaaaatcgtttaacaatctaaaaaatatttaaaaattaagaatacacttgttgtttgtttgtttgttagtttttATTGGAATTTTTACAGTTTAACTCAAAGGGCTGGATAAGAAAGTGAACTGatatttcacaaaattaaaaaattaaaataaactttcaGATGGGAATTTCAGGCAGTCAATTGGGACAAATGtatactttttgacgatgctgcaaagcatcgtctaagttatcatatcatgaacaaattcttcacaatggcaacctatgtaaaagaccgagccagtccgatttttctaatcggcatacctcgctgattatcattgataaaggtataggaagctcagctataaataggacagcttattctgggaaaagatttaacaatagtttgaaaacgttaattttaaatcagttatatttaatccattatatgtttatagatcaatgaaacaaccatgcaatttctgtattgtatttgacatttgtcgtgattcagtaaataaattgcgaattaaaacgtgtataattaactttcaacgcgatcatgagtgtaaagaaaacgaattatttcgaacctgccatttgtaaacgttgtagcggctatggtatataaacagcataatagccgtatcatatctgtgatactcgctcttctgcgtgctttctcattttgcatatttaataaacttttcaaacataaattacagagccacaacagcgcacacactatgtttgacaattcattcgtttgatggatattgtttgctgttttaaacatttattagatcatatcgcggagatttagttaaccttaccatgtgttcatgggcgaactcacgtattcaagtgctcttacgactatgtgctcatacccactttcgatcgggaatcatcatgaaattattgccgtacttaacgaacaaacatgcctaagcttattgttcatgcacatgggattgtgaaatcacgtccgttcacaaagcatcattaacttaggaaaggaaacaacgaaatataaagtttggtatgatatacatgtgaaattaaagagcaaggtgtaattaaagagcatgtcaagttttgaatctatatgctgaaacgtaatgttataacccacaaacgttttactgtaacagacagttttttaagataagtggtacagaaaatacacgtcgaatacctttttaatgatatttcttaTTAtctttgatcgagaatgtaacccgcctcccagtttcgctgaaaggatcatgttccccacaggtactacttccccgtacccccaattttttttcgtccctacatttttcgtacccaatttttttcgtacccaatttttttttcgtacccaaatatttgctcgtaaccaaatttttttcgtacccaatttttttccaacccaaatttttttcgtcaCCAAATCTttttacattcttaatatttttttgggcataattgttgtacccaaaattttcgcaCTTCAAAAGCAtggtcacaccagtactgtcagtactttgattaagaTTTGGAATGGAGTCAATTTTCGCCCtaaaaataaccaaaataaacacacaatatTATGTTATGAGAATTGACAAGAATTAATGAGTGAAAACTACTGCAACTTAAATTATGAATTGTGATATGTGCCATAACATGGTAAGTAATAAACTCCAAACACATGTCAAAGAAACAGGCATCAAAAACAATTCCATCACCAAGCaccttttaaattttatttatgtcACTAACTGTCGCAGACACAAAATTATGCGGATCCTTATGTATCATAAATATCATTAACTTCAAACATATTAGTTATTTTTCAAACCTGGAAGCTTTATGTTTCTGAGAAAGTTTGTTACAAAACAACAAATTTAATGCTATGAAATGATATACCCTATCAAGCATTTTTAACTTATGACAAATAGTTTCTACACAAGAAAATGCTTGTGTTCGATTGCCACGTAAAATGTAACAAGGGCACAAAGATTACAAATTTCTTAATTAAACCAAACCTACCTCATAACTGAACACAGCTGGCAGAAGTTGCCCCTACAGCTTGAGCACAGTCGGACACAGTCATAACAGACGGACTTATCACAGAAACCACAGCGATCCTGGGAGGCGGCCTGTCCCTTACAGCAGTGACAACCTGACCAGGAAGAGGCTTAAACAACAGAACAGGGCTTAAAGTCTTATTATttgcaaacaaatatattttcccTTTAATTAAGTGCATGTATTAATTGGTTGCTTTTCTGTTCAGTGCTTCCCAAGTTCCCAGAGACCATATAGGTATGTGAAGTCTGGCATGTCTTGAAATAGTCATTTGTTTGCATTCAAAATTGCTGACATACTTTTACATTAAAAGTCATCAACGGTTACTTCtatataaatcaaaatacatTAGGTAGTTGACAACAATGTCATTAACACATTCACAAATAGAAGATTAATACAAAGATTGCTTCTTTGTTTTTATACTCCTGGAGTTGGttgattattaaaatagtttcTATTCAAGCAAACAAACCTTTTCTTGCATTCATCATAGCCTGAAATGCATTGGTAGATCTACTGCATGCTTCAGGATTTGACAGCTGACCGGATGGGGTGATGTGCATTTGCCTGTCACACACTTGCATTTCATCTTCCATGCACACATCCTCTGGCAGGTAGATGTCGTTGCTGTTGGCATCCTTGGGAATATCAAAACTACGTTTGGAGCCACTGAACAACAATTCTTTCGTTCGTTCTGAAATTATACATATACAACATCTGACAATACCATGATTAGGAAACTCCGCATAACTTTTCATACTTATAAGAATCTGACAAAAATCACTTTTTGACAAACAATTGAGCCAATAAGGGTGTAGGTTAGTTTACTGATATCAGCCATCCCCATCTTTTCTGTAACATTTTCAAATGCAGGTACAAAAGTGTTTTCCAATGCAAATTGGTTCAAGAAGTTATTTTTTTAGAAAGGTTtattcatttaacacattttataattaACAAGAAAAATAGAAATAGGTAAAAGCCTTTGAGTTGAATAAATATCGCTCGTGTTAAACTATGTTAATAAAATGTCCACATTAATTGACactcaagttttttttaataaaaaagaattttCGCATGCAacctaaacaagagggcctgaaaggcccaaagtcgctcacctgagataacaagatattattgggacaaatcttctgaccaagtttcacgcagaacggaaaataaatgtggcctctagagtgttaacaagattttactatagccatataaggaaaaatgccccgccccccctggcagccatgtttttcaaccaaccggcatcattttttaactcatccaagatattattaggatgaatcttctgaccgagtttcatgaagcttggacagtaaatgtggcctctagagtgttaacaagattttactatagccatataaggaaaaaaaaaacgccccttggaagccattttttcaagcaaacataattattttcaaactcatccaagatatcattgagaccaatcttctgaccaagttccatgaagattggacagtaaaaagtggcctctagtgtgttaacaaaattttactatagccatataaggaaaaacgccccacccattggaagccattttttttcaagcaaacataattattttcatactcatccaagatatcattgagaccaatcttctgaccaaatttcatgaagattggacaataaatgtggcctctaaattgttaacaaggttttactatagccatataaggaaaaatgccccgcccctggtggccatgttttttaagcaaccaaaaccattttcaaactcatccaagatataattgggacaaatcttctgaccaagtttcatgatgatcggaaaataaatgtgacctctagagtgttaaaggttttactaaagccatataaggaaaatagccccgcccctgtggtggccatgtttttcaaccaaccggcatcatttttgaactcgtccaatatattattgggattaatcttctgaccgagtttcatgaaaatcggactataaacgtggcctctagagtgttaacaagattttactatagccttatgtagccatataaggaaaaatgctcgccccttggtggccatgttattcaagcaaacgaaaccattttagaactcatgcaagatatcattaagacaaatcttccgaccaaatttcatcaagattggacaataaatgtggcctctagagtgtt
Encoded proteins:
- the LOC127873882 gene encoding apoptosis regulatory protein Siva-like isoform X1; translated protein: MPKRRNPFGDSSPLQLKQHVGKKEVDMGIAKHQNMKSVYERTKELLFSGSKRSFDIPKDANSNDIYLPEDVCMEDEMQVCDRQMHITPSGQLSNPEACSRSTNAFQAMMNARKASSWSGCHCCKGQAASQDRCGFCDKSVCYDCVRLCSSCRGNFCQLCSVMSPEDPIQAWYCQQCSYCISPHLNWAAAF
- the LOC127873882 gene encoding apoptosis regulatory protein Siva-like isoform X2; amino-acid sequence: MPKRRNPFGDSSPLQLKQHVGKKEVDMGIAKHQNMKSVYERTKELLFSGSKRSFDIPKDANSNDIYLPEDVCMEDEMQVCDRQMHITPSGQLSNPEACSRSTNAFQAMMNARKASSWSGCHCCKGQAASQDRCGFCDKSVCYDCVRLCSSCRGNFCQLCSVMSYEDIAETALCLQCSS